In Spiroplasma clarkii, the DNA window AAACCTGCATCAATGGCTCTTTTTATCAAACTAATATCAAAACCATGATCTCAATGTAATACTACAGGTACAGTGGCTTTGATAGCAGCAGTTAGTGAAAAGGCAAAAACATAGTCTAGCCCCATATATTTTGCTGCACTTTCAGTAACCATTAAAATAACTGGTGACTTTTCAGCCTCAGCAGCTTCAATGATTCCTTTCATCATTTCTAAGTTATCGAAATTAAAAGCAGGTACTGCATATTTACCTTGTTTTGCTTTTAAAAGTTCTTCTTTTAATTTTGCTTTCATAATTTGTCTCCTATACAAGATAATCATATAACAATTTTACAAATTTTAAACTTTTTTAAATTTTTTGAAACTAAATATTTATGGTATATTAATAAAAGATGGGAGTATAAGATGTTAAGAGATGAACGTAGGGAATTAATTGTAAAAATTGTTAAAGAAAAGGGTTTTGTTAAAAACCTAACTTTAGCAGAACTAACAGATTCAACAATTCAAACAATTATTACAGATGTGAATGAACTAAATGATTTGGGGAAAATTGTTAAAGTTTATGGAGGAGCTAAGGTAATTGAGAAAGCTAAGGATTTTTCTGAACCTTTTGAAGAAGAAAAATTAAAATTAAATCTAGATTTAAAAGAGAAAATTGCTCGTCAAGCAGCAAGTCAAATTCAGGATGGTGATTTAGTTTTTATTGATACAGGAACCACAACAGGGTATATGGTAAAAAATGTTATTTTAAACAAAAATGCAACTTATGTTACCAATGGATACTCAATTGCTCGACACTTAATGGAACAAGATTTAAAACTCTATATTATCGGGGGTGAAATTATGTTATCAACTCATGCTATTGTCGGAGAACTTGCTTTAAAATATATTTCAAGTTTTAATTTTAACAAAGCTTTTATTGGAATGAATGGTTATGAAGACAATGCTTTGTACACCACAAATGTTAAAGAAGCTGCCATTAAAGAGAAAGTTATTAGTAGTTCTAAAACAACTTATGTACTTTTAGACAGTTCAAAAGTTAACAAAAAGAATAAAGTTCAAGTTGATGTCAATAAAAATGAAGTGATTATAATTTGCGATCAACCGATTCTTAATGCCAACCTCAAAGTGATTGAAGCCAAATAAAAACATCCTTTAGAGGATGTTTTTAGTTTTTAAATTCACTAAGCTTTTCTTCTGCTCAATTTTGGATAGTGGTACCAAATTGTTCATTTTTTGCTCATTCAAGAGTATCGTTAACATATTTTTGCAACTCATCTGATGCATTTTGAACATTATTGGCATCTTCATCTAAATGAAATTCGAGTAATTTAAAATGATCAAGGGCTGACTTATCTCAAGACCAATTTGCTGAGGTAAGTTTAAAACCTTGTGCTTCAGGTGAAAAAATTATATATTGAATAATTTTATACTTGATAGCATTAATTTTGGTGTCCAGTTGGTTGTATTTGATATAAATTGGATTATTTAGTATTTCTTCATCATTGATAATAGCTCTAGCTGATGTTTGCCCAATTAACTTGTAGTATTGAGTAGTAATTTTTGACTTTTCCTCTAAAAGAACATTGACTAATAAAGTTTCAAGTTTAGCAACATCTTCACCACTAATTGGTTGCTTGGTCAGCAATGAGTAAATATATCTGTCATTTTGGCATGAAACCACAAAGCTAACTCCACATGTGCTAATTAGCCCCAAAGAACCCATTATAGTTAGTATTTTTTTCATTATTTAACCTTCATTCTTAGTTTACATAATCATTCATAAATTATTCCCATTAAATAGTATCACTAATTTTTAAAAATGCGCAAAAATTTTAAATATTTTTAAAAAAAGATACTTTTTTCCTTAAAAATATTTATTTCTGATTAGAAGATGT includes these proteins:
- a CDS encoding DeoR/GlpR family DNA-binding transcription regulator, whose product is MLRDERRELIVKIVKEKGFVKNLTLAELTDSTIQTIITDVNELNDLGKIVKVYGGAKVIEKAKDFSEPFEEEKLKLNLDLKEKIARQAASQIQDGDLVFIDTGTTTGYMVKNVILNKNATYVTNGYSIARHLMEQDLKLYIIGGEIMLSTHAIVGELALKYISSFNFNKAFIGMNGYEDNALYTTNVKEAAIKEKVISSSKTTYVLLDSSKVNKKNKVQVDVNKNEVIIICDQPILNANLKVIEAK
- a CDS encoding lipoprotein, translating into MKKILTIMGSLGLISTCGVSFVVSCQNDRYIYSLLTKQPISGEDVAKLETLLVNVLLEEKSKITTQYYKLIGQTSARAIINDEEILNNPIYIKYNQLDTKINAIKYKIIQYIIFSPEAQGFKLTSANWSWDKSALDHFKLLEFHLDEDANNVQNASDELQKYVNDTLEWAKNEQFGTTIQNWAEEKLSEFKN